CGCTTGCGACTCGAGGTCGAAGGTTCTGCCATACCTGTCCCACGAGAACTTGTAGTTTTCGTTGCTGAGGATAGTGCTCATCGGTAGATAGGAGAGCAGCGCCATCTCGGCTGAGAGCGGTATCGGCTCCTCGTTCTTTAGCATGTCCTTCAGATCCTCGTCGTTCGATGCCCGACAGGCTTCCTTGATTTCTTTCGCTACGTAGTCCTTGATCATTTCTTCCGTATCGCCGTCTTGGAGGGGAATGTCGTACTTATTGATCCCAATAACCACTTTGCCGATGCCGCACTGCGAAAGATGCTTGAAGACGATTTCGCGGTCGGTGGCATTGAAGGGCATGCCGGCGTAAAGCATCAGCAGCACGGCGTCGGCTCGGCGCAGAAAGTCCTTCGTGCGCTCCTCGCGCGATACGATCGGGTCGTTGAATCCCGGCGTGTCCACGATCTCGACGCCCTTGAGGTACTCCTTGGGGCAATAGATCTTGACGGCCTTGGTGATGGAGACGAACTGCCCGTCGACACCGACGTATTCGATCAGCTTGTCCAACGTGTCAGTGTGCTTCGTGCCGAGCAGTTCCGGCAGGCAGCTGCTTATGCGGGCGGCCTTCTCAACAAGTTCTTGGGCGGCTTGCACCTTCGACTTTTCGGCCTCGCTGCTGTCCGGGGGTAACTCCCGCTGCGCCGTGAGGCGCTGCTCGTCCCACTCCTCACGGGTATAGAACTCTACTTCGATTTTTTCTTCCGGGCCATACGTGATGACGGTCAGTGCAGCCGTCATCGGCGTCGTGGCGGCGGGAAGCACGTCGCGCTCAAACACAAACGCGTTGAGGAAGGTAGATTTACCAGCCTTCATCTGCCCGATTACACCAATGGTCAGCACATCGTTATCGAGTTTCTGCTCGAACTCTCGCCGCTGCTCGTCGGTGATAAATCTGTTGTCGGCGGCCTGCTTAATCAGCGCCCGCTGCGCCTCTTTCTTTTGATTGAATTGCTCAAATACGTTCATTTCTGTCTAACCATTATATAGGTTCTGATAATCTCTCAGTCTCCTCTCATATTCTATTTCTTCCTGAGATTTCCTGGAGTCCTGATAGCTTGTTTGCCTTGTTTGCCCACCATTCGCCAAGCCTTTAAGGAGTTTCTTGAATTGCTCTTGGTGCTCCGAGACCCTCGTGTATTTTTCTGCTATTTCATTCAGTTTATGAGCGGCTTCTTTTGACGCCCCACCAAAATCCATAGCATGCTCTTGGAGAGATTCGATTTTTTCGATCAGTTGCTTGAGTTGAGCATTAGCCATGTCATCAAGGAGTCTGACAAAAGCCTGTCGCTCCTGTTTTGTCATTACATATTCATTTTCACCAAAGCCCAACCAAGTTGTTCTCCTGTTAGGCAGATCAATAATCTTTCTTCTATAATCGCGGATTCTGGTTACAATAGCATTGAGAACATTAATATCTCCCCTCATGGCCAAGCTAAGTCTCTGTATCTGCGTATTTGCGTTCTCGCGTGTTGTTTCATCTTCCCTTCGGAGATTTCCCTCCAGTATGTTCAGCTGACCTTGTACACGTCTGAAGTAGTCTTCGGCCTGCCCCGTCTTTCTGATGGAGCGGATCACGGTCATCAGCTGATCGATGTCTTCCAGCTTAGAGAAAGGGATAATCTGTTTGTATTCGACCCCTTTTGACCTCAGGGTGCTAGAGATCACGTTGATCACCTGATCTACCTCATTCGAGGACTTGGTGTCCACCTTATTGACGATGATATACAGCGGCTTTTCCAGCTTCTCTTGGATCACGGCAAGGGAGCTTTGGTTGATCGTACCGTTGTTGACGTCGATCACCCAAAACAGGGCGTCGCATTCGTTGACCACTTCCAAGGTGCGCTCCTTGTCCTTGGCGTCATTGGAGCTGAATCCCGGCGTATCTAATATGCTAATGTCATTCAGGAAAGAATTGGCCTCCTCTCTTACCACATAATTGATCAGCTGATCCATGCCGCGCACCTCGTCCAGCGTCTCCTTGCTCATCTCTTCCACCATTTTGCCTTCAAGCACCTTTCGGCTCTCATCCTTGGCGATGAAGGAATAAGTGGCATAGGCATTTTCCCCAATGCTGCTGATGTAGGTAGGGATGGCCGTAGAGGCTTTGGTACTTACCTTCATCAGGGTAGCGTTCGGATTACCGGCCGTCAGCAGACGATTCACGATGGAGGTCTTACCGGAGGAGAACTCACCGATAAAGGCTACGGCCGTTTTGCCAGTGATCCATGTCTTCTTTTGGTTGGCCATGAATCGCTCAAAGTCGGCTCGGTCGAGATTGGCCGTGATATTGTTTTCTCGCAGCAGCGGCACGAAGTCTTCCTTGATAAAGGCCGCCATCTGATCGACCAAGGTTAGCTGGCGCGACGAGCGCTCCGTGCGGTCAGCCGCCGGCGCACTCAAAATGTAGCTTACGAACTCGATGGCCTTCTTTCGTTGCTCGCTGAGCGTTTTGAGATGGGCGTTTTCTTCCTCTATTTTTTTGCGCTCTACCTGCGCGTGCTGCATGTCAGCAAAGAGCTTATTGTAGTCATCATTCCGTGCCTTTAGCTTTTTCTCTAACGACTCTTTGTCTTCCTCTGCCATGTCCTTGTCATCCTCCAACTCTTTGACCTGTCGCTTCAGCACCTTCAGTTCCTTCTCGCTTTGGGCCAACTTGTCTCTTAGATTTTGGAGTTCTTTCTCGAGTGCTTCCATCTTAGTCCTCCTTTTTCTTTAATGCTTCCAGCTCGAGTTTGCAGGACTGAAGTGCACCCTTGTATTCATCCAAAGTGCGTTTCAGTTGCTCTATCTCCCGGTCACGTTTAGCAACCTTACGCTTTTCGTCTTCCAAATCATCCTCGAGATCCATCGTTTCGTCGCCCGTCCTCGAAGCCTTCCGCTTCAGGTCTACGATTTCCTGCCGGAGTCGGTCGTTCTCTTTCTCCAAAGCCTCACGCTTCTGCTGCTGACTCTCTAACTCACTCTCCAAACGGCTCACCTCGTGATTGGAGGCGCCCTGATCCTTCGTCTTCGACGCGTTCTTTGCGTACATCGCTCCGGCGCCTGCTGCGGCGCCCACTGCGGCTGCAATAATCCATTCCATCTTGTCCATTATTTATGAATTAAGTATCGTGTTGTATGCTTTCAATCTGTCCATCTTCTGTTGATACTCGCCATTCTTCGAATCAATGTCGTTCGTCAAGTCGGCGATTCGCGCCTTTCGTTCGGCACTGACTCCTTTGGCCTCTTCCGCGATCTCCGCCTGCAAGAGGCCCAGTATGATACGGCCGTTTTGCTGCATTTGCTCGGCAAAGACCGGCGCCAGCTGCAGCTCGATAAAGTCGTGTGTGGCTCTGAGCCGTTTGGGCTTGGCCATGCGATCGGTGAAGGTGCTTACAATACCCTCCACAAAGCCCTTCACCTTGGGCGTCATTTGGCTGTCGATGATCCCGGTGCTTGTAGCAACCTGAGCTCCCTTTTGCACGAACTCTATCACTCGGCCCGACTTACTCAACTTGTTTGCCGTACCAGCGGCTTTACCTATAGTGTCAGCGGCTTCACCTACAGTGCCTGCGGCCTCACCTACAGTGCCTGCGGCCTCACCTACAGTGCCAGCGGCTTTACCTACAGCGCCTAAAGCACGGAAAGCAGCTAACGTAGCTGCCGCGGCCGCAAGCTGCAATCCTCCGGCGATCATCTTATCGTGCTCATGCCCTATACTGTCGAGGTCAATATTCATTGATTGTTCGGGTGCCTCTAACCCGGAGAGGTCAAGACGGTTGACAGCCGATTGAATAAAGGACGAAGCCTTCGCCGTCTGCTTTGAGACTTCTTGCACAATCTTCCTCCGATAGTCCGTCATCACTTTCAATGAGGCAGATTGAATGATTGTATTCGCTTCGGCAGTCATGTTGTCGGCGCGCTGATTGATCAGGGCGTCCAAACGACGGAAAAGCAAGTCTTGATAGCTCCGGACGACCTCGTCCGACACGTCATCGATGGAGGATCTCACGGACGAAATCAGGTGTTTGATTTCCCGCTCTATCTCTTCCTCTTGGCGTTCGAGTTCAGCGCGTTTTTCCTTGAGCTCTTCGGCCGTGTTGGGCAGCTTGAGCGTTTCGTTAACCTCCTTTTTGAGTTCCTCCTTCAGGCTTTCCAACCGCCCACGGATGGCGGCGGCGAGGATCTCCCGCTTGCTTTGGGAGAGCTGCTTGATCAGGGCATAGAACTCCGCGAGGTCGTCCTGCTGGGCCGAGACGCAGACGATGTGCTCCATAGGCAGCTTGCTGTTATCGACGATATACCTCTTGATACTCTTTCGATCCGACGCCGGCTTGGTGTCGCACTTGGTGACGATCAGGTAGACCTTGCGGCCGGCCAAGTTGCTCTCCTCGATAAAGCGCAGCAGGGATTTCGTGATCTGCTGGTTGCAGTCCACCGTCATAAGTATGGCATCGGCCTCCGGCAGGAAGCGGATCAGCGCGTCCTTGTGCCGCGCGTCCGGCGATGACAGTCCCGGGGTGTCCACCAAGATCAAGTCACGCGGCACACGGGTGGAAGTGTCGTAGATGTCGACGAGCGGCACATCGGCCAGCTCGCTGTTTTTCAAGCTGCCGATCGCTTCCACGGTTTCCTCGCTGCCATCGGCGCGGTGGATCGTGGCGTACTGCCGGTCTTGCCCGAAGTGCAACAAGTAGATGGTTGCCGTGGTGGGCTTGGTGGCGATCTCCAACTGCTTGGAGTCGGTCAGGGCGTTGATTAGGCTGGTCTTGCCCGAGCTAAACTCGCCCACGAGGGGGAGGGTCAGTGTAACGTTGTCGTCTTGCAGGCGCCGTTCCAGCGCCTTGAGTTCGTCGGCCACTTTGTCCGACTTGAGATACTCGGCGATCTCAATGAGTGTCTTCGTGTCCATGTTTATTTCCATAAGTCATTTGGGGGGATGATGATGTTTGATGTACTTCTCTTCGGCGCTCTTTCTACAGCGCCGGCGCGTGTCGGCCGCGATTGTGACCCTTGGGGTGATGCACACAGAAGGAGGCCGTCAGGCGGTCGATGGTGCGTGCCTCCGCGCCGCAGTATTTGCATAGGTAGACCGACTTCTCGCTGCCCTCGTAGAGCTTGTGTCCGCCGCGGACGGGTCCGTCGGGGTGGCGCGCACACAGCCCCGCGCGCGTCAGCTCACTGACGCTCTTAAACGGTCGGCCGCAATAGGCGCAATAGCATGGGGGGATGCTCATCTTTTGTGTATGGTTTGTTTCGGATAGGTGATTCATTCTGGGGGCAATCGAACAGTTGTCTGTTTCGTGGCGGCAAAGATAGACGGGAGGCAGAGATGCCAAACGGACGATTACCCTAGGTTTGTTAGTCAACAAGGCGCAATTCTTTTCTTGTTTTTATACCACCAGGCTCTTTTTGATTTTCTGCGAGATTATGCTTGATTGCAAATCCTTTTCGGGTAAAAATACAGTACAACATGAGACGTTATGTAGTGGGGAGGCATGATTTCCTGACTACATCCAACTACGCCTTGCTCCTTTCTTTTTCACCGTATTATCTCTGCTGTAGTCATGTAGTAAGATAGAATCAGTGAAAGGGAAAAAGACCTGTTAGGGCGGCCGTCAGGGGATCACGCTGACGCCGTTTGTTGCTTTCGGATCAGCTTGTCCATGTCTTCCGAGATCTTTTTGTCCGTCACCTGCGCATAGATCTGCGTGCTGGATATGGACGCGTGCCCCATCATCTTGGCGATGCTCTCTATCGGGATGCCTGCGCTGAGCGACAGGGTTCCGAACGTGTGGCGCGCCATATGAAAAGAGAGGCGTTGCCTGATACCACATGCCAGTCCCACAGTATTCAGTTTGTTATTCATCACACTGCGGCCGCAACCGCGTGGGAAGACAAGGGCGTCGCCTTTTCCTTTCACCGCCTGATCTTCTCGGCATCTGCTAAGGATCTCCTCCGCGATCGGATGTAACGGCACAACTGACTCCACTTTCGTCTTCTGCCGTTCCTTTCGGATATACCTCCGGCCGTCGGCTGACGTTTGGATATGCGAAAACTTCAATCGCTCCATATCCGCAATGGCCAGTCCGGTGAAGCAGGAGAAGAGGAACATCTGCCGGGCCTGCTCTGCTTCCTTGTCGTTTACTTTCAGCGCCATGAGCTTGGCCACATCGCTCTTTTGCAAGAAGCGAACCTTCCGTACCTCCTTTTCATAGGCAACATCCTCAAAGGGATGGCAGCGGATGACGTTCAAGTTTACCGCGCGATACATCAACCGACTCAATCGGCAGAGAAGGTGGTTCATGGTCGATGCCGCCAAACCACGTTTTTTGAGAAAGAAGCGGAAGCCCTCAAACAGATCTTCCGTAATGCCTGCGAGGGGGATGTCTCGCCCTCCGTTTTCCTTCACGAACGCCCGAAGTAGCTTGTCCGAATAGATCAGGTTTTGGTAGGTGCTTTCAGCCTTTGACTTGCCCACGCATGTCTTCACAGATTGCAGTTCCGCCTCGCTCATGGTTAAAAGAGTGGTTGGTGCGGCAACGGTGCCCTGCAAGCGGTTCTTGAGGAGTTCTGCACTGACCACGCCGTCCTTCGTGAGCATTTCCGAGTAAGTCTTTTCCACAAGCTCTCTAAACGCTGCGAGGCGTTGGTTGATTTTCTTTTCGCCGGTTATACCCTGTTTGCTGTTCCATTCATCTGGCAGACATTCCTCGCCGGTTGTCATCACCGCACTCCTACCATCGATGGTGACGCGGCAAAAGATGGCCGTCTTGCCGTCTGCTTTTGTCTTCTGTCTGTTGATGTAGAACAGGGTCTTGAACGTACTTCTCATAGTGCTTTGTGGTTAAATGGTCAGGTGTAAGTCTTCGGTGAAGGCGATCAAGCGATCGAACTCCTCGAATAGTTTCTGAGGGGTAACCTTCGCATATCGCTCGGTCATGCGCACCGTGCTATGTCCAAGCATCTTGCTGACGGTTTCGATGGGCACGCCCTGTTCCAAAGTGATGAGCGTAGCGAAGGTATGCCGGGCGGTGTGCGTGGTGATGGGCAAAGACAGTCCGGCCCTTAGCGAGATCGCCTTCAGACAAGACAAATAGGTGGCATAGTTCATATAAGGAAGCAGTGTTTCTCTGGCATCGCTGTGTAGTTGCTCCAACAATCGGAGCGCCTCGGGCAACAGCTTTATGCGGCAAAGGACACTCGTCTTCTGCCTGCTGAACTTCAGCCAAAGGGCGCCCTCATCGTCGCGGACAAGATGCTCAGGGCGCAGCGCCATCAGATCGCAATAGGCGGCGCCGGTGTAACAGGCAAAAAGAAACACATCGCGGGAAGTCTCCATATCCCCGTCCAAACCGTCAAAACAGAGCGCCTTCAACTTGTCTAACGCAGCCTTGTCGAGCGCTTTCGGCGTTTTCTTGTCCCCTCGCTCTACGCGTACCTTATTAAACAGTAAGACATCCGTCAGCCCTTCGCGGTAAGCCAGTTTGCATACCGTTTTCAGCAGAGAGGCCGTTCCGAAGAAGGTGCTTTCTTGAAGGCCGCATCGACCAAGACAGAACGTCTGAAACTCATAGATAAAGCCCTCTGTAAGTTGCGAGAAAGCCAGATCCGTAGCGTTGTATTGCTGTCGGATGAACTCCTGCAACCGGTTTCGAACAGAGCGATAGTTGTACATAGATCTCGCCTTGAGATCGATACCTACATGCTTCTCCCGCTCTTTGACAAGGAGATCTAAGCGTTCAATCAGCATACATCGAGCCTGCCTATTGCCTTGGAAATGCTCCTTGATGTCGGTTGCGTCAAACGGAGCCCCTTTGGCAAGCAGGGACTGATAGGAGGCTTGAACGGCGAGAAGCAGGTTGTCCAACTTGGCATTGACTTCGACCGCCTCGCGACTCTTCCCGTCCACCCGACTTTCGCGCGAATTCCACAAGTCGGGATTGCAAGACAGCTTGCAACTGAACTGTGCGACGGAACGTCCCAGCGTGATGCGTCCCATGATCGGCGCCTTGCCCGACCTGTCGCGACTGCTCTTTTTGAGGTAGAGCAACACCTTCATTTTCATGTCATCCATACGCTTTGAAAACTGTGGGCAAAATTACCCAGTCCAAAGCGCCCGTTACCTGTGCAGATTCCTGTATATCAATGCAAAAGAACCATGTACAAGAAAGGTTCAGTTACCTGCTTTTGCACCATCGTTACCTACCACCAGACAGGGTAACGGTTTGGTAACTGAACTCTTGCTCGGATCCGCACTTTTCTGCCTTTTCCGCTCGACGCAACCGGAAGCATATCGACCCCTTTCCACCTAATAATCAGTCCACTTGCTTCGACATCGGGGCTTCTGCTTTTGAGAGGATTAATACCGTTCCGAGGGGTATTTATATACGTTCCGGGGAATATTTAATACCGTTCCGAGGGGTATTTAACCACGTTCCGAGGGGTATTTAATACCGTCCTGATGGGTATTTAATTACGTCCTGAAGGGTATTTAATTACGTCCCGAGGGGTATTTATGACGTCCCGAGAGGTATTTCATACCACCCCGAAGGGTATTCCACTGTGCTCGAAGCGGTATTTAATGAGGTTCCGAACGTATCGATGACCACCTCGGAACGGTATTTCACCACGTTCTGAAGGGTATTTCACGTGAGTGCTTACGTCGGACTCACGTATGTTTAGGCGTTGATCGGCGAGTTTGCCGGATTCACAGAAGGCGAAAAGCCCCAATGATTCAGTCATTGGGGCTTTTCTTTTTCGCGGGGAGACCAAAGGCCATTCATTTCAGGGCTTGCTTGGGTAGACTTCGGAGGATTTCCCCAAGTAGAAGCTCGGCTTTCCAGCGCACATCCCCCGGGTGGACAGCCTTCCTCCCGATCAACTACTGTAAACATGGATACTGCCTTGCGCCGCCGGCAAATAATTGACGCCGATCCATGTGATCATCAGCAGGATGAAGGAGATGGGGAGCGTCCAGAGCACGACACGCTCGGGGGCGTGGCGCAGACGGAGGTGGATGTAGACGAGATAGGCGGCGGCGGTGACAAAGGCCCACGTCTCTTTCGGGTCCCACGACCAGTAGTGGCCCCACGCCTCCTTGGCCCAGACGGCGCCCATGAGCATGCCGCACATGAGGAAGCCAAAACCGGTGTAGACCAGGTTGTCCATCAGCCGATAGAGCGCCTCGTCCTCGGGGAGATCAGGGTCATTGCGCAGGGCGTGCATACGGATGAAGGCGCCGACGGTGGCTGCGCCAAGCATGGCGTAAGAGAGGATGTAGACCGTCACGTGCGGCACAAACCAGTAGCTCTGGAGCGCAGGCATGAGGTGTTTGGAGTGGATCTCGGGCTTGAAGAGGTTGATACATGTGAAGACGCATGCCACGAGCGCTGCAAAGGAGAGCAGCCAGGGATAGCGGTGACGGCGGAAGGTGGCGTAGCCTACGGCGGCGAGGAAGAAGGCGTACCAGAGACGCGTCTCGCCGACGGTGCGCATGGGCGGTCGCTCCAGGCCGACCCACAGGCCGCCGATAAAGACGGCGTAGATGAGGGTGCCGAGGAGCATCAGCACATGGCTTATGCCTCTGTATTTATATACGGTGATACCGGCGGCCACCCAGCACAGCATGGCGGGCAGGGCGAACCAGGGGAAGTCGTTCCAAGTCATTTTATAGAGGGTAGAGGGTAGAGGGTAGAGGGTGGAGGATAGAGAGTAGAGGGTGGAGGGTGGAGGGTGGAGGGTAGACGGTAGAGGGCTATTTGCTCCTACGCTGTTCGGCGACGTCCGCCCCACAGCATGCAGACGGAGCCGGCGGCCAGAAGGATGATGCCGATGTAAACAAGCGTGAGCCAGGGGTCGTAGACCAACTCGACGACGGTGTATTCGGAGAGCTTACCGGCTTCGCTGTCGTAGCCATGCTGGTAGATGGTCCAGGGGCCCGTGCGGAAAGGGCGGTTCACCTCAAGGCGCGCACGGGAACCGACGTCTTGGTCTTTGCGATAGACTTCGATGTCGGAGACAAAGCGACGCGGTTCGGGCATGGTCGCAGCCACGCAGAGGTTGGTGTCGAGATTGAGCACCATATACAGCTGAGAGATGTTGCCCGCGCAAACCCATCCCGTGCGTTCAACACCGGTCACGGGGTTGCGAGCCTTGATGCGTGCAGCGGGTGAGGCGCCGGGCATATGGATCTCGCGGTAGGTGCTGTCGCTATTACGGACGGCATCGTGGATGTATTCCAGCAGCTGGATGTCCCAGCCGGCCAGTTTGCCCCGCGGTATCTTCGGATCAATGGGGAAGAACTCGGGCTTCTCTACCGGCTGACTGGCACCCGTCTTCCGATCGATGATAGTCAGCGATGGCGGATATTCCTCCATGCTGAAGTCATATAGCTCGATGGCGATAGGCAGCTGCATGACGCGCCCGTGACTATCCGTGCCACGCCACTCCACCTCGCCTTCTGGCACACGCATCAGGAAGCGCTCCATGTCCGCCGCACCGAGGCCCGCAGCGAAGAGCAGCAGCCAGAGTCCGGCATGGTTGAGGTAGAAGGCATAGTCCGACCGTTGGAAGTGGAGCAACCGACGAATGAAGAGTGCACCGAGCGAAAGCAGCGTGAGGAAATAGAGGAGGACAAAAGGCCAAGCGCGCGTCATCCGGTCGAGACCGAGGCGGGAGGTAAAGTGCATCGTTCCCTCGGCAGGCCGAGCAGTCGACTGCGGCGTGAGCCCCATGATGATACCCGTCACCACGAAGGCGACGATGAGCGTCACAGCCAGCGGCACACCCGTATACCAACGGCAGATAGCGCTGCGCTTCGTTCCCCAGGCGATGGCGGCGGCTAAGAGGACGATCACGGCACCCACGACGGTGTTCACCGGATAACGCAGCAGTTCGAAGTCGAACTCGCCGACCGTGAGCTGCAATAGCAGCCCGGTCAGAAGAATCCCTGACACGAAAGCGATACTCTCTTTCCAGTGCCAGGGATGTTGCCACATGGGGCGGCGGTGTTGTTGCTCCATTTAGCTCCTTGATGCGTCAGCCGTCATGATGCGGTTCTTCTTCCGCGCCTCTTCGATCCATTTCGGAACGACGGTCTTGAGGAACTCGCCCTTCTTGCGGTGCAGCTCTTCGGGGTTCAGGCCGATGTAGCGCTGCGCCTTCTCCTTGGTGGAGATGTCAGGCATGGGCACCTCGTCGGTGTATCCGTGCTTGGCTAAGATGCGGGAGAGGGCAAGGCGAGCCTTCATGGCGCGTTCGAGGCCTGCGCTGAGGATGCGCGTCACCTCTTGCGGTGCGTGGAAGGATGCTCCGTGTGATGCCACACCATAGTCCCAACGCCATTGCGACTGGCGAATGAACTTCAGCACGGGTGCCATCTCGGCTTCGGTAGCGCCCTTCTTCCAAGCAAACTCAGCCTCGATGTGGGCATGCACAAGCTCATCCTCGAGCTTGTTGCGCACCTCGTTGACCTTGCGCTGGCGTTCATAGACGTTCTGCCGGAGCGTCTCCTCGCTTTCGCGGTGGCACACTTGGCAGGTGCGGTCGATGTATTGCAGCGGGCTGGTGATGTGGTGATCGGAGTACTTGATGCCACCTTCCGACTTGTACGGCATGTGGCAGTCGGCGCAAGCTACGCCGCGCTGCGCGTGGATGCCTTGTTGAGCAATCTCATACTCAGGGTGCTGCGCCTTGAGAATAGGTGCACGGCTGAGGGCATGGATGTAGTCGTAGTAGTCCGTCTCGTCATAGTAGGCCTCGGCGTCCTCCATCGTCATGCCCTTGTCCCACGGGAAGGTGAGGTATTGGCCTTCACCCTTGAAGTAATACTCCACGTGGCACTGTGCGCAGACGAGCGAGCGCATCTCCTGCGGGGTGGCCTTGGTGATGTCCTTGCCTTGACGTTGGAAAGCCTCGATCAACGCGGGACGGGTGATCTTCAGATCCATCGTCTTCGGGTCGTGGCAGTCGCCGCAACCTATCGGGTTCATGATCTCGGCACCCATCGAGCTCCACGGTGCTTTGTAGAAGTTGGCGATGCCCACCTCGTGCATCATG
The sequence above is drawn from the Tannerella serpentiformis genome and encodes:
- the nrfA gene encoding ammonia-forming cytochrome c nitrite reductase, producing the protein MFKRLTDTIRRRPIVGWILFFAVMAGVFLLGLLAASITERRAEIATIYNNKKTDIPEFETRNEIWGLNYPREYETWAQTEDTSFTSEFNGSHAVDVLAARPQMVIFWAGYSFSREYNSPRGHKHAIEDMRAILRTGNPGIDGEGDIQPATCWTCKGPDVPRMMHEVGIANFYKAPWSSMGAEIMNPIGCGDCHDPKTMDLKITRPALIEAFQRQGKDITKATPQEMRSLVCAQCHVEYYFKGEGQYLTFPWDKGMTMEDAEAYYDETDYYDYIHALSRAPILKAQHPEYEIAQQGIHAQRGVACADCHMPYKSEGGIKYSDHHITSPLQYIDRTCQVCHRESEETLRQNVYERQRKVNEVRNKLEDELVHAHIEAEFAWKKGATEAEMAPVLKFIRQSQWRWDYGVASHGASFHAPQEVTRILSAGLERAMKARLALSRILAKHGYTDEVPMPDISTKEKAQRYIGLNPEELHRKKGEFLKTVVPKWIEEARKKNRIMTADASRS
- a CDS encoding site-specific integrase, with the protein product MRSTFKTLFYINRQKTKADGKTAIFCRVTIDGRSAVMTTGEECLPDEWNSKQGITGEKKINQRLAAFRELVEKTYSEMLTKDGVVSAELLKNRLQGTVAAPTTLLTMSEAELQSVKTCVGKSKAESTYQNLIYSDKLLRAFVKENGGRDIPLAGITEDLFEGFRFFLKKRGLAASTMNHLLCRLSRLMYRAVNLNVIRCHPFEDVAYEKEVRKVRFLQKSDVAKLMALKVNDKEAEQARQMFLFSCFTGLAIADMERLKFSHIQTSADGRRYIRKERQKTKVESVVPLHPIAEEILSRCREDQAVKGKGDALVFPRGCGRSVMNNKLNTVGLACGIRQRLSFHMARHTFGTLSLSAGIPIESIAKMMGHASISSTQIYAQVTDKKISEDMDKLIRKQQTASA
- a CDS encoding dynamin family protein gives rise to the protein MEALEKELQNLRDKLAQSEKELKVLKRQVKELEDDKDMAEEDKESLEKKLKARNDDYNKLFADMQHAQVERKKIEEENAHLKTLSEQRKKAIEFVSYILSAPAADRTERSSRQLTLVDQMAAFIKEDFVPLLRENNITANLDRADFERFMANQKKTWITGKTAVAFIGEFSSGKTSIVNRLLTAGNPNATLMKVSTKASTAIPTYISSIGENAYATYSFIAKDESRKVLEGKMVEEMSKETLDEVRGMDQLINYVVREEANSFLNDISILDTPGFSSNDAKDKERTLEVVNECDALFWVIDVNNGTINQSSLAVIQEKLEKPLYIIVNKVDTKSSNEVDQVINVISSTLRSKGVEYKQIIPFSKLEDIDQLMTVIRSIRKTGQAEDYFRRVQGQLNILEGNLRREDETTRENANTQIQRLSLAMRGDINVLNAIVTRIRDYRRKIIDLPNRRTTWLGFGENEYVMTKQERQAFVRLLDDMANAQLKQLIEKIESLQEHAMDFGGASKEAAHKLNEIAEKYTRVSEHQEQFKKLLKGLANGGQTRQTSYQDSRKSQEEIEYERRLRDYQNLYNG
- a CDS encoding cytochrome c biogenesis protein ResB; amino-acid sequence: MEQQHRRPMWQHPWHWKESIAFVSGILLTGLLLQLTVGEFDFELLRYPVNTVVGAVIVLLAAAIAWGTKRSAICRWYTGVPLAVTLIVAFVVTGIIMGLTPQSTARPAEGTMHFTSRLGLDRMTRAWPFVLLYFLTLLSLGALFIRRLLHFQRSDYAFYLNHAGLWLLLFAAGLGAADMERFLMRVPEGEVEWRGTDSHGRVMQLPIAIELYDFSMEEYPPSLTIIDRKTGASQPVEKPEFFPIDPKIPRGKLAGWDIQLLEYIHDAVRNSDSTYREIHMPGASPAARIKARNPVTGVERTGWVCAGNISQLYMVLNLDTNLCVAATMPEPRRFVSDIEVYRKDQDVGSRARLEVNRPFRTGPWTIYQHGYDSEAGKLSEYTVVELVYDPWLTLVYIGIILLAAGSVCMLWGGRRRTA
- a CDS encoding cytochrome c biogenesis protein, coding for MTWNDFPWFALPAMLCWVAAGITVYKYRGISHVLMLLGTLIYAVFIGGLWVGLERPPMRTVGETRLWYAFFLAAVGYATFRRHRYPWLLSFAALVACVFTCINLFKPEIHSKHLMPALQSYWFVPHVTVYILSYAMLGAATVGAFIRMHALRNDPDLPEDEALYRLMDNLVYTGFGFLMCGMLMGAVWAKEAWGHYWSWDPKETWAFVTAAAYLVYIHLRLRHAPERVVLWTLPISFILLMITWIGVNYLPAAQGSIHVYSS
- a CDS encoding dynamin family protein, translated to MDTKTLIEIAEYLKSDKVADELKALERRLQDDNVTLTLPLVGEFSSGKTSLINALTDSKQLEIATKPTTATIYLLHFGQDRQYATIHRADGSEETVEAIGSLKNSELADVPLVDIYDTSTRVPRDLILVDTPGLSSPDARHKDALIRFLPEADAILMTVDCNQQITKSLLRFIEESNLAGRKVYLIVTKCDTKPASDRKSIKRYIVDNSKLPMEHIVCVSAQQDDLAEFYALIKQLSQSKREILAAAIRGRLESLKEELKKEVNETLKLPNTAEELKEKRAELERQEEEIEREIKHLISSVRSSIDDVSDEVVRSYQDLLFRRLDALINQRADNMTAEANTIIQSASLKVMTDYRRKIVQEVSKQTAKASSFIQSAVNRLDLSGLEAPEQSMNIDLDSIGHEHDKMIAGGLQLAAAAATLAAFRALGAVGKAAGTVGEAAGTVGEAAGTVGEAADTIGKAAGTANKLSKSGRVIEFVQKGAQVATSTGIIDSQMTPKVKGFVEGIVSTFTDRMAKPKRLRATHDFIELQLAPVFAEQMQQNGRIILGLLQAEIAEEAKGVSAERKARIADLTNDIDSKNGEYQQKMDRLKAYNTILNS
- a CDS encoding site-specific integrase; translated protein: MDDMKMKVLLYLKKSSRDRSGKAPIMGRITLGRSVAQFSCKLSCNPDLWNSRESRVDGKSREAVEVNAKLDNLLLAVQASYQSLLAKGAPFDATDIKEHFQGNRQARCMLIERLDLLVKEREKHVGIDLKARSMYNYRSVRNRLQEFIRQQYNATDLAFSQLTEGFIYEFQTFCLGRCGLQESTFFGTASLLKTVCKLAYREGLTDVLLFNKVRVERGDKKTPKALDKAALDKLKALCFDGLDGDMETSRDVFLFACYTGAAYCDLMALRPEHLVRDDEGALWLKFSRQKTSVLCRIKLLPEALRLLEQLHSDARETLLPYMNYATYLSCLKAISLRAGLSLPITTHTARHTFATLITLEQGVPIETVSKMLGHSTVRMTERYAKVTPQKLFEEFDRLIAFTEDLHLTI